The Afifella aestuarii DNA segment AAGGGCGCTCAGTCTTCTCGGTCTTTCACCTGAATCGATCCGGCATGGCATGCCGATCGGCGAGCTCGTCCAGGCCTGCGTGCGCGAGGGCGTCTTTTCGCGTTCGGAGCTGAAGCGTTTGCAGGAGCAGTTCACGGTCGGGCGAACGCTGCAGATCGTTACCAACGACCGGCGCACGATTTCACTCACCAGCGAGCCGGCGAAGGACGGCGGTTTCGTCATCGTCGCGGAGGATGTGACGGAGCGCAAACGCACCGAAGCGCGCATCTCCTATATGGCCCATCACGACGAGGTCACGGGGCTGCCCAATCGCGTGCGCCTGAAAGAGGAGCTGGAGCAGTTCCTGCGCAAGAGCGCCGAGGAAAACTCGGCCTTTGCCGTCTTCTGCGTCGATCTCGATCACTTCAAGAGCGTCAACGACACGCTCGGTCATCCGGTCGGCGACAGCCTGCTTCGCGCAACAGCGCGGCGGCTCGCCTCCATGACCCGCAAGAGCGATCTTCTCGCCCGCTTCGGCGGTGACGAGTTCGTGCTTCTCGCCTCCGGCGTCACCGACGCCGAACAGGCGGAGCAATTCGCGACGCGGGTCATCACGGCCTTGTCGCGTCCTTACGCGCTCAACGGCCACAGCATCGTCGCGGGTGCGAGTGTCGGGGTGGCCTTTGCGCCCAAGGACGGCTCGAATGCGGATGCGCTCATCAAGAATGCCGATATGGCGCTCTACCGGGCCAAGGCGAACGGGCGCGGGACGTTCTGCGTCTTCCAGCCGGAAATGGATGTGCGCGCGCAGGAGCGCCGCTCGCTCGAGATGGAATTGCGCAGCGCCTTCGCCAACGAAGAGCTGGAGCTCTACTACCAACCGCTCCTCAACGTGCGCAGCCGCACGATTTCCACCTGCGAGGCGCTGTTGCGCTGGCCGCGGGCGGGGCGGGGAATCGTGTCGCCCGGCGAGTTCATTCCGCTCGCCGAGGAGATGGGGCTGATCGTGGAGATCGGCGATTGGACGCTGGTGCAGGCCTGCCGTCAGGCCGTGCAATGGCCGGAGGAGATCCGCGTCGCCGTCAACGTCTCGCCCATGCATTTTCGCCGCGGCGACATCGTCCGCTCCGTCGAGGCGGCGCTCAAGGATTCCGGGCTGCCGGCCGACCGGCTGGAGATCGAGGTCACCGAATCGGTGCTGCTCGAACAGACCGAGCGCACGCGTCAGGCCCTCGGGGAGCTCGCCGAGATGGGGATCCGCATCTCGCTCGACGATTTCGGCACCGGCTATTCGAGCCTCGCCTATCTGCAGAACTACCCGTTCCACAAGGTCAAGATCGACCGCTCCTTCCTCTCCGGCCTCGATGCCGATCCGCAACGTCTCATCATGCTGCGCGGCGTGGCGCGACTTTCCGCCGAGCTCGGGCTGTCCGTGACGCTCGAAGGCGTCGAGCGTGACGATCAGCTCGCCATCGTCATGGCGGACGGCTACGTCGACGAGGTGCA contains these protein-coding regions:
- a CDS encoding putative bifunctional diguanylate cyclase/phosphodiesterase, translated to MMEHGSHIYIDRRAEPDIYVSLVNSLYSSMRSLVAGAIGGTAAVLVTAIQIGGLPLYVCAAIIAVVGFLRVAVAYAFRQRGGETLPVERPVLWDVLYGIGACAFSFLLGVWCYICLAYYDDVTAQLVAVSVTIGYSAGIAGRNAGRPQLVSLQILFACLPLVTGFVVEGEPPYLALGMLLAFFFWSMRGVSISISETLLAALRAEKVMTLLAGRLEAALSSMSHGVLMVDADQKLRVHNQRALSLLGLSPESIRHGMPIGELVQACVREGVFSRSELKRLQEQFTVGRTLQIVTNDRRTISLTSEPAKDGGFVIVAEDVTERKRTEARISYMAHHDEVTGLPNRVRLKEELEQFLRKSAEENSAFAVFCVDLDHFKSVNDTLGHPVGDSLLRATARRLASMTRKSDLLARFGGDEFVLLASGVTDAEQAEQFATRVITALSRPYALNGHSIVAGASVGVAFAPKDGSNADALIKNADMALYRAKANGRGTFCVFQPEMDVRAQERRSLEMELRSAFANEELELYYQPLLNVRSRTISTCEALLRWPRAGRGIVSPGEFIPLAEEMGLIVEIGDWTLVQACRQAVQWPEEIRVAVNVSPMHFRRGDIVRSVEAALKDSGLPADRLEIEVTESVLLEQTERTRQALGELAEMGIRISLDDFGTGYSSLAYLQNYPFHKVKIDRSFLSGLDADPQRLIMLRGVARLSAELGLSVTLEGVERDDQLAIVMADGYVDEVQGFLISCPVPAEKLGRLFASRKEKQAAA